Proteins encoded in a region of the Thermodesulfobacteriota bacterium genome:
- a CDS encoding transporter: MTHNIRLWLVGLVIAILLCGTGITYGQTSTTDELYAEIGFNFYTGDYGTDTDTDTYTVPFTFGYSPSQLWDFYLSIPYIHQSASTAVTVAGKPIRVKKNLTGGKSKITEQYIDTASHSGLGDICLGGSYTVLRETSDAPAIYALASIKFPTADEEKGLGTGEYDYCLGVGLDKRINKWTLFGNAKYNIIGSPGGIDLDNFFSMTAGVSHQCTTAFKGSVSIYAAEGASAESDSPLEISLSGGYIIDKDNKASVYVTKGLSDGSPDYGLGAALTHYF, encoded by the coding sequence ATGACTCATAACATTAGGTTGTGGCTGGTGGGGCTGGTGATAGCGATTCTTTTATGTGGGACCGGGATAACCTACGGGCAGACTTCAACTACCGATGAACTGTACGCTGAGATCGGTTTTAACTTTTATACCGGCGATTATGGAACAGACACAGACACAGACACATATACCGTACCCTTTACTTTCGGCTATTCACCCAGCCAGCTATGGGATTTTTATCTTAGCATCCCGTATATACACCAGAGCGCCAGCACTGCCGTCACCGTGGCCGGGAAACCAATCCGCGTGAAGAAAAACCTGACCGGCGGTAAAAGCAAAATTACGGAACAGTATATCGACACCGCCTCTCACAGCGGACTTGGGGACATCTGCCTCGGCGGAAGCTACACGGTGCTTAGAGAGACGTCTGATGCACCGGCCATCTACGCCCTGGCAAGCATCAAGTTTCCTACCGCCGATGAGGAAAAGGGCCTGGGCACAGGTGAATATGACTACTGCTTAGGCGTTGGCCTGGACAAAAGAATCAACAAATGGACACTCTTTGGAAACGCAAAGTATAATATCATCGGATCACCCGGCGGGATAGACCTGGATAATTTCTTCTCTATGACGGCCGGCGTGAGCCATCAGTGCACTACCGCTTTTAAAGGGTCGGTCTCTATCTATGCCGCAGAAGGCGCTTCGGCCGAATCTGACAGCCCGTTAGAAATCAGTTTAAGCGGAGGGTATATTATAGATAAAGATAACAAGGCCTCAGTTTATGTAACAAAAGGCCTGTCTGACGGCAGCCCGGATTATGGCCTGGGCGCGGCCCTGACGCATTATTTTTAG
- a CDS encoding phosphodiester glycosidase family protein yields MRKRIYSIFLSACFLLVVLLLRTTWAASPVTYTPLNYQEIGPGLWFAKVAIYKERQKVETLVLVKIDPKKNRFRVLHDKNVKTIEKWQAVTGASVIFNGSYFRENFDPCGLIISDGQIKGHVRNRYMKGMFVAEPQKNNSPQAAILDLTKMSLVSNNLPWSQGLQSFPMLIDKNGVVRVNQSDLRASRTAICTTKDGCVIVVHTEETYFTLYDLAHFLKKLPLDIEYALNLDGGMAAELCIRTAGLNYTHYGYQMSNYTGELSLKGLQARIPLVVGVFPR; encoded by the coding sequence ATGCGAAAACGCATATATTCCATCTTTCTATCCGCTTGCTTTTTGCTTGTCGTTTTACTCCTGAGAACCACCTGGGCGGCGTCACCCGTTACTTATACCCCGCTTAACTATCAAGAAATCGGGCCTGGCCTTTGGTTTGCGAAAGTAGCTATCTATAAAGAAAGACAAAAGGTGGAAACGTTGGTTTTGGTCAAAATAGACCCGAAGAAGAACAGATTTCGGGTCCTGCATGATAAGAATGTCAAGACTATAGAAAAGTGGCAGGCGGTCACGGGCGCCAGTGTTATCTTTAATGGAAGTTACTTCCGCGAGAACTTCGACCCGTGCGGCTTAATTATAAGCGACGGTCAGATTAAAGGCCATGTCCGGAATCGCTATATGAAGGGTATGTTTGTGGCAGAACCTCAAAAAAATAATTCACCGCAGGCCGCAATCCTTGACCTGACGAAAATGAGTCTGGTATCTAACAACTTGCCCTGGAGCCAGGGGTTGCAATCTTTTCCCATGCTCATAGACAAAAATGGCGTTGTCCGGGTAAATCAGAGCGATCTCAGGGCCAGCCGCACGGCTATCTGTACAACTAAAGATGGCTGCGTAATTGTAGTGCATACCGAAGAGACGTACTTTACGCTCTATGATCTGGCCCACTTCTTAAAAAAATTGCCGCTGGACATCGAATACGCCTTAAACCTGGACGGCGGCATGGCGGCTGAGCTTTGTATCAGAACCGCAGGCCTGAATTACACGCACTACGGATACCAGATGTCAAATTATACCGGAGAGCTTAGCCTAAAAGGTCTCCAGGCCAGGATACCCTTGGTAGTCGGGGTCTTCCCGCGCTAA
- a CDS encoding transposase codes for MPRLARLDAPGVLHHVIGRGIEKRKIFLNDGDRVDFIARVARLVQEGAIDVFAWALLPNHFHLLLRTKNLPLATSMRKLLTGYVVNFNKRHRRHGHLFQNRYKSIVCQEDPYLRELVRYIHLNLLRAGIVKDIDELNRCPWSGHSALMGKTKREWQECEYVLALFGNSSTRRRNYLKYIEEGIPLGRRPELVGGGLIRSMGGWSEVVSLRGRGEKQASDQRILGDSEFVQEVVSGLDDLVKRNLRLSGQRMDIDKLAEAVCKKHDVSLGELRSGSRRHPVVKARWIISWVAVRELGYSGADVARYLGVTNSCVTRSVSFRPPDVVSYLATL; via the coding sequence ATGCCAAGATTAGCGAGACTGGATGCGCCCGGTGTTCTGCACCATGTCATCGGGCGGGGTATAGAAAAAAGAAAGATTTTTCTGAACGACGGCGATCGAGTCGACTTCATCGCGCGGGTGGCCAGACTTGTACAAGAAGGAGCGATAGACGTTTTTGCCTGGGCATTGCTGCCCAATCATTTTCATCTCCTACTGAGGACGAAAAACCTCCCTTTAGCTACAAGTATGCGAAAACTACTTACCGGATACGTAGTCAATTTCAATAAACGGCACCGGAGGCACGGGCATCTTTTTCAAAACCGCTATAAATCTATAGTGTGCCAGGAAGACCCTTACCTGAGAGAATTGGTGCGTTACATTCATCTAAACTTATTGAGAGCTGGAATAGTTAAAGATATTGACGAATTGAACCGCTGTCCCTGGTCAGGCCATTCCGCCCTGATGGGCAAGACTAAAAGGGAATGGCAGGAGTGTGAGTATGTCTTAGCTCTTTTTGGCAACAGCAGTACCCGCCGGCGGAATTACCTGAAATATATCGAAGAGGGCATACCATTAGGAAGACGACCGGAGCTGGTCGGCGGGGGATTGATCAGGAGCATGGGGGGCTGGTCAGAGGTTGTGTCTCTCAGAGGACGCGGTGAAAAGCAGGCATCAGACCAGCGGATTCTTGGAGATAGTGAGTTTGTGCAGGAAGTTGTATCCGGTCTTGATGACTTGGTGAAGAGGAACCTGCGGCTATCCGGGCAGCGAATGGATATTGATAAGCTGGCTGAAGCAGTATGCAAAAAACACGATGTGTCACTTGGTGAGCTTCGTTCCGGAAGTCGAAGGCATCCTGTGGTGAAGGCCCGGTGGATTATCTCATGGGTTGCGGTAAGAGAGCTGGGATATTCGGGTGCCGATGTGGCCAGGTATCTAGGCGTGACGAATTCATGCGTAACCCGGTCGGTATCCTTCAGACCACCTGACGTAGTCAGTTACCTTGCGACGTTATGA
- a CDS encoding nitroreductase, which produces MNNEVLKAIYERRSIRDFSPMPVDEQQIMEIIRGGSWAPSGLNNQPWRFVVVKDAKAKEEIAGQTRYHSIIETAPVIIAVLLDRKAMYHELKDFQAIGACLQNMLLAAHAQGLGAVWLGEILKNKDRVREIVSLPSHLELMAIVAIGHPAHRNQTSERKGLNDLILKII; this is translated from the coding sequence ATGAACAATGAGGTATTAAAAGCCATCTACGAAAGGCGCAGCATACGGGATTTCAGCCCTATGCCGGTTGATGAACAACAGATAATGGAGATAATCCGAGGCGGCAGTTGGGCCCCGTCCGGATTGAATAATCAGCCCTGGCGCTTCGTCGTGGTCAAAGATGCAAAAGCAAAGGAAGAAATAGCCGGGCAAACCCGGTACCATTCCATAATTGAGACCGCACCCGTCATCATCGCCGTATTACTGGACCGTAAGGCCATGTACCATGAGTTGAAGGACTTCCAGGCTATCGGGGCCTGTTTACAAAACATGTTGCTGGCCGCCCATGCCCAGGGTCTGGGGGCGGTCTGGTTGGGAGAAATATTAAAAAACAAAGACCGGGTGCGCGAAATAGTTTCCCTGCCTTCGCACCTGGAATTGATGGCGATTGTTGCCATCGGCCACCCCGCACATCGCAATCAGACGTCGGAGCGCAAGGGGCTTAACGACTTGATTTTAAAGATAATTTGA